A stretch of DNA from Plasmodium berghei ANKA genome assembly, chromosome: 11:
GTAAAACATATATCATGCACACACTTATACGTatgcacattttttttaacacgAACACAATGAACTTTGATCTCTGTCGTCTGAAAACAGATTAACCTTAGTTTGATTATTGACTgagttaatattttttttttttttttttttaataagttCTTGAGTTATCATAGTAAAAGCAAGTTCAACATTCAATGCATCTTTAGCGGATGTTTCAATAAATGGtatatttaattcttttGCTTTACTTTCGCCTTCAGCTGTTGGAACTTCTATTTCGTCTTTACAATCAAACTTATTACCTACTAGTAATTTACAAGTATCAtcatttgtatatttatttatttcagcCATCCAATCATTAATATGCAAAAATGAGTTTCTATCTGTTGTgtcataaattattattattccatCAGCTCCTCTATAATATGCTGAAGTTATAGTTCGAAATCTTTCTTGCCCAGCTGTATCCCATATTTGCAATTTTACAACTTTATCATCAACTTTTAAAGTCCTAAAACGAAAATCAACCCCTATAGTGGTTATATAACTCTCTGTAAAATGATCATCAGAAAATCTTAACAATATACATGATTTTCCTACTCCACTATCACCAATTAATATgattttgtataaataatcaTAATCCCTTGATCTGTTttcattcattttatttgttcttTTTAGAAATGCAAGTCTTGCAAAGCCAATTACTTATATTGAGTACTGTATATccacatatataatgtgtgtgtgtgttttttttaggTATATCTCTTAAAACAGCTAGctaaaaaaagatatttAATCATTTGCACACAcgaatatataataatttaaaaggGAGGAACAGGgttatttgataaaaaaaatatcaaaaatgtAGTATTTATACAAACAGTTTtaactataaaaaattaatatataaggTCAAGTACATATAATAACCTTATTGTAATGAGTAACATattaagaaaataaaaatagataaatatatatatatatatatatatatatatatataaaattatcatttaatacaaattattaaacacattgtttaaaatatgaattataCGCATATGAAAACAATTATAtgtacatgtatatatatatatgaggCCGTGTTCCACACTTGTAATTTTTCCCTGTTATCATTGATTTTccctttatatattaaataaaaatatattaatataaaaacaaaatattagtGCTTGTACGTCATTcttaattatattcataagtGTTAGCCCGTTCATTTTAATATCTTGAATAAAATTCTTTCAATAttcatatacatatatatacacctCTACAATTAGAGATATTTCGAAGTTTTGGGGGTATACGGCTATAACTTATATAAtgctaaaaaatataaaataataaaataatgataaaatcgCAATGTAAATATTCAAGGTAACAATATtgttactattattttttaggTAATAactttcatatatatattaaataaaattaaattaatagtgccatatatttatatatattttttttaagggTACTAGGAGTAACCAATATAGTTGACAATTTTGAATAGCTGAAACCATGcaatcaaaattatttattcaaatGAATATTCGTACATATTGTTGCTAGCATATAtgattataatattgttgtatttttttcttttttttcaaatctTGAAATAAATTGACATTccatatgtacatataataaatatatatgggATAAATAATCAACTGTTaccttttatttattctacACTTTTAAAGtagtttttttaataatttataaaaagaaatattcaTAGCGACTAGCACACTGTTCTTTACTCATTTTGAaaaggaataaaaataaagctctattttattacaaaatttGAAACATTATTCCAAATATCCATATtcctttattatttcacattttatttatttcaatatGATCCATAAAATTCACACTTATTTGTAAAATGCATAACTCATGTTTGGacattataaatatatatatacaatacaactgtatatattataaaaataaacttctaataaaagaaatatagaTATGGACCTAATGTGAAAATATAGTTATACGACTAGAGATAGTGCAGAagatattgtttttatttttttctattttttttctgttcaattttttttctttttcatataatagaaatttataaaaactGTATAAGGAAAAAAAGGGATAAAGACAAGATGGATAGAGACGATGTTATTTTAAAcgaacaaataaaatatgatcaTTTTAATAGATCAATTGAAGAAGAGTATAAACAgaaatttttacaaaataataaagtaGACGAATATTTTGATGATACTGCATTTGCAGCATCAAACAATAAatcagaaaataaaaatacaaaaataaaagaaaaaagtaaaaaagaaaaattatttttatataaaattatatccCCTGTAATAGATTTAggaaaacatttttattcatcattaacattaatatatgaacCCAAGTTATATCACCtttctgtttttttaactttgTTATGgggttataaaaatattaaatatataaataaattattagtgcataaatataatgatatacATTATCAAGTAACTCGACCTGATTCTTTAAATAGTCGACACAAAgcttttaaaattttagtAATAGGTGGATCAATCATGCCATGCTCAGTTATTGCACTTTCAATATATgatatgaaaaaagaaaaaaataattcaatgtttataaaaaatatagaatcAACATTTTCTCAACGGAATACTAATCCGTTCATACCATACATAGTCAAAAGGAATTTGTCCAAAAAggttttcatatttatatttctttgttattttcatatacatatatatgcatcaTTTTGCCATTATTTCACTTTGCTATTATTCCATTTTCTCATTATTCAACATTGCTATTCTTTTTCACATTGTAGGTTCAATGCTTAAAGGAAAAGCTCTTATTCTTTGCTAAAGATTTAgcagaaaataataattttaaaaaattatcaaatgAATATCATACTAATATTAACAAACGACTAAACAGCtactattttaaaaaagacaaaatgGATTAGAAAGTTATTTCCTTACCCAATGACACAGTTCAtcctatttttatttatttgtcgaaatattcttttcatttaagttttgttttatactttttgccatttgttttaaatgTTCATTTCCTGATAAATTTGCTcctaaaaaattatgtacaaaattataaaaaaaattaatgcatatatacacactatttatcatatacaattatataaaatatttttttttgtaataataaaacaaaccAAGATAggaatgaaaattataaggACTCAGATTATTGATAGGTTCACCATTTCTATAAATACAATCAAAATCTCCAATCCGATCCATTTGTGgtatattgtatttttcaATGTTTATCAAAGTCATTAATTCatctaatatattaaattttaaatcataATCCTCTTTAGTATTCGAAGAAAAAGATGGGGAAGAATTTACTTCAATTAACCATggttttaaattattatcaataaGTATATCAAATCCATATAATTCAAAGCAAtgtttatcatttattataattttatgaacAGCTAAAAATGATTGTATTATAcaattttctatattttgtattaaatCCATTATCTTATCATATCCATATCTattaatcatatatataaataattccCTTATGAACCATTTCCCCCCTATAGTATTATCATATCCTTctgcatttttttgtattgcTACATTTGTTAAATGCATtgttatatcatttatattatttttttcatttttaaaatatctaTGAGAAAATCGAGCAAACCCGCTtctatgtatataaatagttaGTGGGTAATATGACAAAATTAACACATATAAACGtatatcaaattttttCCCTCCAATTAATAGAGGATTAGGAATATATTCTTGTGCAACATATAGTTCAAGCTTATCACGTTCGATTTCTTTTCCTTTGTCCTTATCTCGATCTTTTATCCTCTCCttatctttttcattttctcgATTCTTATCTTCAAGGATCCTATTTTTAGAACTATTACTCCAATCCTTTATTTGTgaaattttatcaaaaagaaaaattccTTTTCCTTGAGATTTTCCAATTGGTTTCATGATCCATATTCtattgcttttttttttatattcttctaaaaatattttatattcgAGCGGTAAAACAAATGTAAGTGGTGTTATATCAAGTTTTTTCAATTCTTCACTATTTTGCGTTTTTCCATATAACTTTTTTAgtctttttatattcttgGCTAGTAGATCTTTACGAGTCAGCTAAAGAAATATGAGGGGAATACATccatgatatatatatatatatatatatatatatatatcattcGAGTCATAATGCAAATATACACACtagtatataattaaatctGTGTTTGGAAATAAtcaaaaatgataaaaatacaaataaaatacatgtCCACACAATTTACAAtgctttaaaaataaatttagtaaaggaaaaaaaattatttatattttcctatttattaatttattcattttactcacttcataataatttctAAAATGGTTGACATATTGATCATTTTTAAGGGAAAGAGTGTCATATACTTCATTTATCCAATCCTTTTCAGACCAACATAAATTCCATTCCGTTTCACTtgtaaagaaaaaaaaaatatatgttttatttttcctattttttatttatattttcacatataaaaacaattgtTTAATACATTCGCTAgcaatattaaaataacacaaaaatagacaataattttaatcaacgtaatatataatactgTGTGGTGAGTTCCCATTCCCTGTGCAAAAACACATCATAAATTGTGTTACGAAAATCCGttctaaattttataacCCTGACGAAAAATTAAACGACATTGATCATgtatttttagaaaatacTAAGAAAGACAATTTTAAGGCAGCTTGCACATAGGACAAATAAAAcgagaaaaaataatcaaacAAAGGAATGCAAAAATTTGATATACAAAACTTGAATGAAATGAATACTTATTTGAAGGAAACAGCTCtctaaaatatatagacattttttttagctagctatatttataagttaaaaaaaatagctaaaaaaaataattaaaaaaaaaatggctACAGCTAGCTCAAAACATTACGcgtaaatataatatttgtgtggtgattcaaaaaaaaaaaaaatgcaaataaGTTAATAGcttgttatatatacaaatttaattGTATGTATATCAAATTTTTAAGAGGCTAATTTTTCTCATTTGTTTATAtcaacaaaaataaaatatttcaaaatagTTTTCCCaaggtaaaaaaaaagacattgaaaaaaaagcaaatctacgaaaaaataataatatatatagcatTGTATTAAGCTTgatcaaaaataataatatatataacattgtAATAAACATTATCATAAATAAGATCATAGTTTTTGTAATCAACTATATTCACATGTGTGTGCAAGGAGATATATTTCTCCTCTTTCTATAAAAAGTTTTAATATGGTACATTTATACACttgtataaaattaatttattttttttgagaaaataaatattatggCACAAAAGGATGTGTGACGCCTCGCTCTTTTCAtccttttctttttttgttaaatcttcatttgatatataaatcgtgatattgtatttttttcagaGATATGAGTATTTTGTACATAacacaataaatataatatatattttgctCTTGTTATACctacataaaaaatttttctttcttcaattatttcattattgtTTGCTGAAACATGAGGTATTTCACCCTCTATaacatttataataaaaacaactTTCCATTCTAATCCTTTTGATTTGTGTATAGTTGTTAATGTAACTTTTTcaattaacattttttcatgtatattatttttaaaatcattcaaaaaacatattaaacAATCATAACACGTTTGTTCCATTAAATTCGGTCTATATTCTTTTGttatttctaaaaatacaaatatattttgtatttgaCTATAATTATAGTCttcttcatttatattaaaaagtgCCTTTAAATTGTTCTTAATTTCTAATTCGTTTATTATGTTAGGATTTtccttattattattattaattatttctgCATTTTCAtccttattattatttgcatTATCATTACATTGCTCAAATGTTCGTTTTTTTCTATGCATGTTTTGATAATCTACTGTATGAACGCaattctttattatatgtgtattttctttttctttactATTGTTTCCAATACCTGATTTATGGTTTACTGTGGATATgccattttcatttttacaatctgataatttttccatatttattgaattattattaacgTTCAACAAATCACATTGTTCATTATTCATTGATATATTAACGGTACCTTCCGAATtctcttctttttttttcattattttttttataaagttcgttttttttaatatatccaTTACCAAAATATAAACTGAATTGTGTTGAGAACAAATATTAAGAAAATGGTTTacgacaaaaaaaaaatcaagaataatttttatttcattttctgtaaatatattcagAATGGCTAGCTGATCGCTACTAagtttttttcttctagacaaaatatacaactgtgaaatatttttaactttttcaaaaaaagatatacTTTCCTCATTTAATTTGCCCCTATGattgttaatattattatcatctcTAACATAACGAGTATCCGAGATATTGTGAACTTGtctaatattattatttgttaacTTATGAATAATTGTTTTGATCaatttactattttttataattttaaaagattttaaaaaaactacATCAtcatttatgtttattaaaaaacgAAGTAATGTTATCAATTGAATAATTTCTTTTGATccaaaaaatgatttttttttatttaattcttttattGGAATATTAAAAGTGGAAATATTTACTTCATTCCATTCTTCTTTCActtgtttattttcttctttaattttatcagaaggaaattctttttttgaaaaGATACTATCCTCGTGACCTTTC
This window harbors:
- a CDS encoding ras-related protein Rab-1A, putative; amino-acid sequence: MNENRSRDYDYLYKIILIGDSGVGKSCILLRFSDDHFTESYITTIGVDFRFRTLKVDDKVVKLQIWDTAGQERFRTITSAYYRGADGIIIIYDTTDRNSFLHINDWMAEINKYTNDDTCKLLVGNKFDCKDEIEVPTAEGESKAKELNIPFIETSAKDALNVELAFTMITQELIKKKKKKNINSVNNQTKVNLFSDDRDQSSLCSC
- a CDS encoding tubulin--tyrosine ligase, putative — its product is MSIYFRELFPSNKVIKFRTDFRNTIYDVFLHREWELTTHETEWNLCWSEKDWINEVYDTLSLKNDQYVNHFRNYYELTRKDLLAKNIKRLKKLYGKTQNSEELKKLDITPLTFVLPLEYKIFLEEYKKKSNRIWIMKPIGKSQGKGIFLFDKISQIKDWSNSSKNRILEDKNRENEKDKERIKDRDKDKGKEIERDKLELYVAQEYIPNPLLIGGKKFDIRLYVLILSYYPLTIYIHRSGFARFSHRYFKNEKNNINDITMHLTNVAIQKNAEGYDNTIGGKWFIRELFIYMINRYGYDKIMDLIQNIENCIIQSFLAVHKIIINDKHCFELYGFDILIDNNLKPWLIEVNSSPSFSSNTKEDYDLKFNILDELMTLINIEKYNIPQMDRIGDFDCIYRNGEPINNLSPYNFHSYLGANLSGNEHLKQMAKSIKQNLNEKNISTNK